One Paramisgurnus dabryanus chromosome 9, PD_genome_1.1, whole genome shotgun sequence genomic window, gattaatctaaaccctgtccgtgAAACCACCCCATAGCGAGCTATTCCTGTTTATGTCAGGACACCTGCGTTCATCACGAAACATCTCTGTTGGGACACCTGTGTGGACTTGAGGTAAGCTGATGTCACCTTGTTTTTGGTAGAAATACCATGGCAACCACAATAAAGTTTAGTAAAGCAAACTCACTCAGTTCTATACCATTTATCATCTGATTAGATCATGAAGGATGCGGATTAAATTAGTTTAAATCAAATTGGTTTTTAAGGCGATGACTTCATAATCATCAATAATTTTTAAGCAAGAGACAATGGCGAAAGAACAGCAAGAAAgcaattttttgtgattttctgtTTTCATCATAATcttatcctacataatgtaaagaacattctatataatataatataaccttaatatatttaatattgactgagttagttcatgtcaaagattaaaatcaatgagtgaaatttaactttgatgctccaaatctcatcattagactATGcaactttaacctggatttctcCGACCGAGTGACATTATTTTATTACCTTTTATTGGGAACACCACAAAGATAGCTGTCCAGGAAGAGTATTATCACAAATAACGTATAATGCTAATACATAATAGAGAAAACATCagcaaagcattttttcaaggGATTCATTCTGAGTGatgtgtattttttgttttaaattacaaatatataaacaaaccaTGCTCCAATGGAgagttcaccaaaaaaatgaCCCCAAACATGACAGACCTTTGCCTTTAAATCACCAGCTCAAATCTGACACCAGCTCATCATGATAAGATCTCAGGTAGAAGCGTCACCTGTTAGTTATGACTTTAGCATTCGGACCCTTAGGCTTGCCACACGCAGTCTCCAGGTGCAGCGGCCCAGGGGCAGACAGACCACTGCAGGATACGTGTTTCACTTTTGGGCAAGGAGACTCGAGCGCCTCGAGCTTCAGGACCATTCTGATTTAAACTCAGGAGTCTGGGAAAATGTCTCGGACGAGTTTAAATGTGTATGGTCATTAAAAAGAAACTTGGAAAAAATGATACCATCCtgaatttgaaataattttctagcCCTTTTTTACCAATCAATCTTGTAAGATACTCTAGAGATCActttaaataaagcatttgctaaactttaaataacataattttatttaattgtaatgtttatttttgtgatcCTATCTATAAAACAAAGTCTgctaaagtcttataatttAATGACAAGATTAGGAGCATTAAAGTCAATatgtcaaggttatatttttattggttgacatttgttttattcagtcttgttttaaaacacatttaaaataaatggacAAACAGAATAAATTGAATCCCGGTTGAACACAATAACACAAATGGATAAAGTGATGAATTTTCACTCTCCCGCTGAATATTTAAACATCCTGACTGAGTGATTTCCTGAGACTGTCCTCTTAGGTGAAGTCCTGAGATAACCCGTCTGTCCATTCGTATAAAACTCATAAAAATTTGTTCAGTTAATTTTCTACAAACGTTTTGCAGCAGCAACTTTTATCTTCCTATTAaaatacataataaaaatattcaaatgttctataaaaattattaaaaaaaaactaataggTACCAGGGGTCAGTGAAGACCACAGTGGAGGGCAGGGGTGTGAAGTGACAGTCAGCACATCTGGTCACATTAATAATGCAAAGACCTTTAAACGGCAGTTTGTCACTTATTGAGTGCTGCCTGCTGAAATCTACACTGACACCCAAGCTGCTGCCGGGggactttaccaacccagaatcAGAGGGGAGGGGGTTAGAGGGCCATTAGACAGTAAAAGAGAACGAGGACAAACAGCATtttcaaacttttgactgatGGAAACCCCATTAACTTTGGTAGTAAACAGTTCATTTCTGAAATAACCAAGAAACAGATAAAGAAGTTTGAATATCCAAAactttatttagaaaaaaagtcAACTCCAGTATGCCTTAACAATAGGCATTGCTATATGACAggttcaaaacaaacaaaaaatgaaaCTTTGGCCATTTTTCAGGCCGACAAAGCAGGCATTCTGTCATGATGATCTTGTATGTGACACAGCACAATGTATATTATGTGGTAAAAAAATGTACTGTCTCAAGTGTAAAAGAAAAGTCAATTTGAGTTGAGGTCAGCTGTAGAGTAGAGCTGGCTTCCCAGGAGACTACCTGCACTTGAAGTCTCCTGTATGAACTGAAGTGTCACACATCAGGCCTATTTCCCTGTGATGAGTGGATTCCTCAGGACCACAATGACCGAATCACCTCTCAGGAACATCTTTGAGATGTAGCGATCCTTATTGACTGGCTTGGATTTCTTCTTGCCTTTACCACTCTTGGGCACCTCAGTCCACATTTCTTTGACATTTTCCAGCACCATGTTACAATGCCTGCAAATCCAAAGCAAAGTAAAAGTGAGGCAGATATTTATAACAGCGGTTACACATGTTGTGTCCTCATAAAAGAAGCTGGAAAATTCtttaaatacacagaaaatgtgtCTGAGATCATTTCATTTTGGTTCATTCGCACTGCTAGCGATTTTAAGGAATCTGTGCACGTGTTGAAGCACACAACGTAAAGACAAATGACACTAGGATGTGTAATGTAATTGTAATCATGCACTTGTTGGAATATTTTACATAAGTTTGCTTACtataggggtgtaacaatacatCGATATGGATCGATGCATCGTATTTCTAGAAatttaatcgatgcatcgaggacacacataaaatattaatatgagGTCCCTCTATTTTGACACGCTCCACGTCCTCATTCTTTAATGTAATGTACGTCCATCCACGCATTTCTGCCAAAACATGCATTTTCGTGTGCTAGTGTCAGTAAGTGAATGCAATGCAGCAACAAAGCAGTGAACACACAGTGAAAGAGGCAGAAGACGTTGAAGCTGCTATCGGACGCAAATCATGGGTTTGGAAATATTTGTATTTGGAAAATGGTCTGGCCAAACAGATTGGCAGAAAACCTTTGCCAGAACCAGCTGAAACCCTAAAGACTTTGATGTTGCATCATAAGCAGGGCTCTAGACTAACTTTTTGCACTGGTTGCACTGGTGCGCCTAAAAATTTTTCTTAGGTGCACCAGCACAAAAGTTAGGTGCACCCTAATTTTTGACCGCATCGGatttatagttcacccaaaaatgaaaattctgtaatatttactcactctcatgttgttacaaacctgtataaatgtctttgttctggtgaacatgaatgaaaatattttgaggaatgtttgtaaccaaaccattcatgagccccattcacttccatagtattattttttagaagtgaatggggctcatgcttggtttggttattaacattcctcaaaatatcttgcttagtgtttatcagaacaaataaatttatacaggtttgtaacaaaatgagggagagtaaatgatgacagaattttcatttttgggtgaactgtccctttaacaccgCAAGTTTAGCGCCCATGGTGGTTTAATACAGAATATAAACATGTAGgctattttataattttcatgttGTCATTCCATTTTCCTTATACGAGTCAtgcacagtcctgtttgataacccGCATCCGCGCGATTAAAATAACACTTGACccgttatccgacatcagcatcAATTTATTTCATACCCGCCCGTTTTACATAAAGACTGCGACCGACCGCACCGCAAATCGTGAAGTAAGTAGAAACCTTTAAAGATCTTCATGCAGAACATTGACAGAAATAAGCACAGGACCATGACTGGacaaatatattaacatttaatgtgaaactttgtgagggtCGGCATAttgacagctgagcggtcagcagtgtttgaacacTGATAAGCGATGCgcttatatttataattaccTGATAAATTGATGATATGATTGCAGTGATTCCGAAAGGGATGTCAAAAAAAAACTCCAGTAgaatgttaaatgtttaaagtttaaTGTCTCTTTCTCGCTGCCCTGCGTAAACCCGCGCCGGTGATACGCGTGATGAGCTTGCATCTTGCATTACCTTAAATTATCCTCATCatacaaataaaagtaaaacaacattaaaaactgtaatggtgtacatttatttatgtaaagctacactcacaataataacaaaacattgttcttttttaaattggTAAACAAAAGTGTTTTGTGCTGCATCGGATTTGGAGCGcgtcacacaataaataaactcaTATAGGCTACTTTTGAATTCGTTTTGTTAATTTGCTACTTATTTAAGTGAAACACATTTCATGTagccttatttattttattattttttcaccaAAGAAAGACATAATCATCATGTTGTATTCATTTTAATGCTTTTTTCACATAAACTAAAGCCTTGGGGggaattatttataaatgaatcaaCAACGCAAATCAAGGAACTAAATTATTTCTCTATTTAAGACTGTCTGGCAGGGCGCTGATAGCGATACAGCAAACACCGAAAAGTTTATAGGATTAGATCTGGAAGTAAGATTATGAAGAAAACAGCGGTCCTGACTCCTGGCTTTTTTCTATAAATTGGGCGCACGCGACATTGCTGTTCGGGGTTACGTTCAAataattttcttcaaaaaataatGATGCTCTGGCTCTGACTCGATTGTAAGAGGCTCATTACCTAATTCCGTCTTCGGGTTGGGACCAGGGCTGATGTGACGGGAGGTTGATGTCAGAGCATTGGTTATGATCTTCGGACGGATCAGGCATTAACTTAACATTCTTAACGAAAAAGTTGTCAATCGTTCTTTTCCTCTTCTCTTATCATCCGCGGCTACATCCACTCTGTTTATCTGACGGACCAAGGCTACTCACCTCTCTGTCTGACTGGAGCGCACACGCATTTTTAAACGTACACACGCGTAGATCTGGACTATGGCTTTTTCCCTCGAACTCCTGGTCGCACCAGTGCGACCTGATATCTTTTTAAGTCGCACCATTGAGAAATTTGGTCGGACTCTCGAGCCCTGATAAGATtgattttgtgacatttttccccttatggtttatttttctttatttacaaagtgtatttttttcttagtttgttgtttttaaatgtctaAATTGGGATGGAGATTGTGTCtttatttaaagagtttaaTGAAACtttatgttatatattttggttgcgtttatgaattattaaaaatgtgCTTAAATAGGCacttataaaatattaaagtagCGCTAAATTAACGGAATCGTAATTGCACCGAAGAAATGTTTGATGTATTTGCAAACATTGCTGGCGAAGATAATCGATACTGAATCACAATGACCTATATGATTTGCAACCCTGGCTTACTATCTCCAAATTCTTTTCGAGAAACCACGCtatgtatttttaattttaatgtattttaaaacagtTATGTGATGTTCCATTAAACTGGTGAATGATTCAGCTACAGCATGGATGGTAAGGAGCTCCCTCATCTCTTTTTATGTTGTGAACATTGATCTGCATTTAAAACACCCCATCAAAGAGTTACATGATAATAACTCACTGTAAATAACATTTTCTGGTTCAgcttaaaaagtaagttacctgattggcttaaaattttgagttaagttaacttaaaaatatatattatttaaattctataaaaatgtttttacgtTGAATTAACACAAAATTTTAAGGTAACCAGGTCACTTTTAAGTAgaaataatcttttttttttttagcgtATGCGATGAAAAGGTCATTGCAATGACAAATGTATCCCCACTATGCTCACTTAACACTAAAGATCAAACCCTAACCTGAAATGTTTGGGAAATATCAGCAAAGTGTTGTCTTGGAAATTTACCAGGAGGTTTCTGTTTAGTCAAATACCTGTCAAACGCCTTGACTCTGCCTAGTAGTTTCTTGTTGTTTCGGCAGTTGATAAGAACctgtgtgttgtttttcacagaTTGTGTGAG contains:
- the snrpd2 gene encoding small nuclear ribonucleoprotein Sm D2, translated to MSLLNKPKSEMTPEELQKREEEEFNTGPLSVLTQSVKNNTQVLINCRNNKKLLGRVKAFDRHCNMVLENVKEMWTEVPKSGKGKKKSKPVNKDRYISKMFLRGDSVIVVLRNPLITGK